The Haploplasma axanthum region ACTACTATTTTATCACGATATTAAGAAATATCAAATGTTTTAAAACATCGTAACAAATGTAAACGTTTTACTTGGTAAACTTTTTTTTTTTTGATATAATATTCTATGGCAGTATTAGATATATATGTTAAGCGGAGGGACAAAATGCATAAAAGTAATGTTGAAATTGAATTTAAGACAGCTGTTAGCAAAGAAAAGTACCAAGAAATGTTAAAACTTTTCGAATTAGAGGAAAATGTATTCAAACAAACTAATTATTATTTTGACACTGATAATTTAGATTTGAATAATGACCATGTTGTTTTAAGAATTCGCCAAAATGGTGATAGATATAAAGTCACATTAAAAAGGCAAAGTGAAAACAGCGCTTTTGAGAACCATGTTATTCTGAGAAAAGATCAGGCTTTAAAAATGATTAAAGATGGTTTTAATACTAAAGATTTCTACGACAATGTAGATTACAAGGTTAAATTTAAAGCTGCGCTTGACAACTATCGCGTTTCTACTCCTCATGAAGATGGAACTCTATTCTTTGATAGATGTGACTATCGCGGTATTACTGATTATGAAATTGAGTACGAAGTTAATAATTTTGAACAAGGAAAACAAATTTTTGAAAACTTCTTAAATGATCATAATATTGAATTTGTTAAAACAAAAAGAAAAAGTGAACGTGCATTAATGAAATAACACCGAAAGGTGTTTTTTTTATAACTACCTTTAAAAATAAAAAAATAAGACCTCTAGCCTTATTTATTATTGTTATTATTTGCTTTAACTTCAGAAAAATATTTGTCAAGAGCATCTTGGTACTCACTATCTTTTTCAGTTGGACAATCAACGCACATTATAAGTTCTCTTAATCGTTTAGGAATAAAAACTCTAATTTCTTCCTCATTATAACCAACTTGCATCTTTTGTTGATCAACAATTATCGGTCTTTTTAAAACACTTGGATTTTTGATTATAAATGCTTTTAATTCACTAATACGCATATCTTCAATATCTAAAGATTCTTCTTTAAAAATCTTTGATCTTGTAGAAATAATATCATCAAAACCATTTTCTGCATTTGCAAGCATAAGCTCAATATCATCATCAGTTAAAGGTTGGGTGAATAAGTTTTTTTCAACGTATTCTATCATATGGTCATCCAGCCATTTCTTAGCTTTTCTACATGATGAACAGCTTGGTGTAGTATAGATAGTAATCATTGAATCGCCTCCCCTTATCTAATCCAAGAAAATTATTATCTTCTTGTTGCTTAATTATATATTTAATTAGACCTTTTTTCAATAGTATTTCATTTTTTTACTAACTTTTAGCAATTATCATTGGCTTTTTTTATCATTTAGTTATATAATAATTATTAATATTGAAAGGGTGAAAAAATGACTAAATGGAATTTGAATGAATATTATGTAAATGAAAAAGACTGGCACAAGGATTTAGAAACACTTAAAAGTTATATCCCTAAGCTTGCTAGTTTCCAAGGGAAACTTGGTAATTATAATGATTTTTTAGAATACTATAAACTTGAGGAAGAATCTACAAAACTTTTTTATCGTTTATATGGATATGCACATTTATCAAGCGATTTAAACTTGAAAGATGTTGAAAAGGCTAGTATGCAACAACAAGTAATGATTGCTGTTTCTGAACTTAGTCAAAAGACAGCATGGTCTAGTCCTGAAGTTTTAGCTTTAGGTGAAGAAAAAGTTCTAGACTTTTTAAGTAAAGATGCTTTTTTAAAGACTTATGTTTTCCCTATTAAAAATTTATTTAGACAACAAAAACACGTTTTATCAGAAGATCAAGAAAAAATTCTTGCTAATTTTGGACCAACATCAAGTATACCTTCTAACTTATATCAATCAGTTTCAATTGTTGATGCTAAAAATGAAAAGATTGTTCTTGATAATGGTGATGAAGTTGAAGTAACTTCTTCTAACTACCGTTCATTAATAGCAAATAGCAAGAGTGCAGCAGACAGAAAGAAAATCTTTGCAGCAGCATTTAAACGCTATAAAGATAATAAATCAACATTTGCTAATATCTATAATCTTGTTTTACAACAAAAAGCAGCAAATTATAAATCAAGAAACTACGAATCAGCACTTAATGCTGCATTATTTGGAAATAATATTCCAGAGTCAGTTTTCCATAATTTAAAAGATACTGCTTACGAAAATACTGCTGCTATTAAAAAATATATTAACTTAAGAAAATCATATTTAAAACTTGATGAATATTATACATATGATCGTTTTATTAATCTTGCACATGATGATACAAAATATGATTATGAGTTATCAAGAAAATTATTCTTTGCATCAATTGAAGGATTAGATGAAGAGTTTGTGAAAATGCAACACGAAGCATTAGCTCCTGGTTTTGTTGATGTTTACCCAAGTGATGGTAAACGTACTGGTGGTTACTCATCAAGCTTATATGGATATCACCCATATATTCTTCTTAACCATGACTATACTCTAGATGCAGTATTTACATTAGCACACGAAGCTGGACATAGTGCTCATTCACTATTTTCAAATGCAAACCAACCAATGCCAATTGCAAGATATACAATCTTTGTAGCTGAGATAGCATCAACATTTAATGAACATCTACTTCTAGATTATTTATTAAAAAATGCTAAAACAAAAGAACAAAAAATTGATTTATTGCAAACAGCAATTGATGGTATTATGGCAACATTCTTCCGTCAAACATTATTCGCTACTTATGAGTTTGAAGCAAGCGAATTAGTAAGAAAGGGTATGCCTATTAATGCTGATGTATTATCAAAAATTATGATTGATTTATATAAACATTACTATGACCTAGATATTACTAAGGAAGATGGTAAACAATACGTTTGGGCTTATATTCCTCACTTATTCCATACTCCATTCTATGTGTATCAATATGCAACATCATACAGTGCTTCTTTAAAGATTTATGACAATATTAAATCCGGTAAAAAAGATGCCTTTGAAAACTTCAAGAAAATGTTAAAATCTGGTGGAAGTGATTTCCCAGTTAACCAAGCTAAACTTGCAGGTGCGGACTTAACAGACAAAGAAACATTTAGAGCCGTAATTAAGAGATTCAATTTCTTAGTTGATGAACTTGAAAAAACATTGACAGAAAAATAAAAAACGTTTATAATTGATTTGCGATGATAAGGAAGTTCTTTTTAAAAGATATTTCAAGCGAGATAGGGATAGTGTAAGCCTATTAAATATCAAAAAAGATTTGGGCCCTTTAGCATACAACTTAATACTTTGAGTGCTAGATTTATTCTAGAACTAAGGTGGTACCGCGAATTTTTCGTCCTTAGATATTTTCTAAGGACTTTTTTATTTTAAAATGAAAGGATGATTTAAATGAAAAGATTAGTATCAGGAATTAAACCAACTGGTGAGATGACACTAGGAAATTATATTGGTGCTTTAAGACAATTTGTTAATTTACAAAACGAACTTACTGACACAGAATTTTATATTTTTATTGCTGACCTTCACGCAATAACTACACCGCAAGAAAAACAAACACTAAGAAAAAACATTAAAACAATCGCTGCATTATATATTGCATGTGGACTTGATCCAAATAGAGTTAATCTCTTTATTCAGTCTGAAGTTTCTGAACACGCTGAACTTGGTTATATTATGGAATCAACTCTATACATTGGCGAAATGGAGCGAATGATTCAGTTTAAAGAAAAACGCCAAACTCAAACCGAAGGAATTAGAACTTCACTTCTTACTTATCCAGCATTAATGGCTGCTGATATTTTGTTATATGATGCTGATTTAGTTCCAGTTGGTGAAGATCAGATGCAACATTTAGAAATAACACGAACTGCTGCAAATAGATTTAACTATCTTTATGGTGAAACTTTTAAAGAGCCTGAAGGATTTACTCCTAAAACCGGAGCAAGAATCATGGGATTACAAAATCCAACTTCAAAAATGAGTAAAAGCTCAACAGCAAACTCAAAAGATTATATTCTTATTTTAGATGACTTAGCTGTTATTAAAAATAAAATTAAGTCTGCTGTCACAGATTCTGATACAAGAATTATTTTTGATAAAGAAAATAAACCTGGTATTTCAAATCTATTAACTATTTATTCTGCTTTATCTAGTTTAAGTATTAAAGATTTAGAGAAAAAATATGAAAATGAAAGTTACGGAACATTTAAATCTGATTTAGCTGATGTTGTAGCAAACGAGTTAGCACCAATTCAAAAAAGATTTAACGAAATAATTAATTCAAAAGAACTTGATGATTATTTAGATCAAGGACGTAACAATGCCAAAAAAATTGCTGAAAGAAAACTAAAAAAAGTTTATAATAAAATCGGATTAGGTAGAAAATAAAAAGCACCAAGTGCTTTTTTCTTTAAAATGAACATACTTCTAATCTATTTCCATCTAAATCATAAAAAGAAAAATAATCTACTCCATCATGTTTTAATTCATCAACTTTAACGTTATTATCTTTTAAATATTTATGAACTTTCTTAGCATCTTCAACATAAAAATTAAATGAAGCATATTTTCCATTTATTTGATCTTGATTTTCTATTAATGTCAAATACGTTTCACCCAATTTAAATGCAACATATCCTGGATAATCTAAGCCTATTTCTAATTTCATTATTTCTTGATACCATTTTACTGATTTCTTTATATCACTAACAAATATAAAAGTCGTGTCAATTCTTTTAAACATTCATCATTTCTCCTTTAATCTACATTTTTTTGATTATAAACTATATAATATTTCAATTTAAATACACACACATATATAATAAAAAGAAAAAAGCGATGAATTAATTCACCGCTTTAAATCACTTTATATTCTAATTATAATGGTTTTACATTGCTTGCTTGTTTTCCACGTTGTCCGTTAACGATGTCAAATGAAACTTCTTGACCTTCATTAAGAGTCTTGTATCCATCAGTAGCAATGCCTGAGAAATGCACGAAAATTTCTTCATTAGTACCGTCTACAACGATAAATCCGAAACCTTTATCTGCATTAAAGAATTTTACTTTTCCTGAATTCATTAATAATACCTCCTTCTAAATAAGTACTCAAAAATTAATAAGGTATTATTAACAATGCGTTTTAATCTTATTCAATGAGATTATACCACATTATTTTGGTAATGTGAAGCATTTTATATAACATTCTAACTTTATTTTACTTTATTAATTTTCATATTAGAAATCTCGTAAAGATTATCACATAGATTAGCTACTCTCATATCATGAGTAACTATGATAACAGCTACACCTCTTTTTTTAATACTATTAAAGATTTCCATAATTTTTTCCATATTTGAATCATCTAAGTTACCCGTGGGCTCATCAGCAATTATTATTTTGGGACTATTAACTATTGCTCTTGCTATAGCTACTCTTTGCATTTCACCACCAGATAGTTCGTTAACTTTATTATTCTTCAAGTCATACAAGTCTAAATCTTTCAATATTTCATCAATGATTAATTCATGATTTATTTTACTTTCTTTCAAATACAATGTAGGTAATAGCATATTCTCAAATACTGTATATTTTTCTACTAATTGATAAGATTGAAAAACAAAACCAAGATCTTCATTTCTTATTTTTGAAACTTCTTTATCGTTATTATAGTTTACTTGTTTATTAGATATGAAAAGTTTTCCTGAATAATTCTTGTCTAATGTCGCTAGAATATTGATTAACGTTGATTTACCAGAACCGCTTTTACCAATAATTGCATATGTTTGGCCTTCATATGCCTCGAAAGATACATCATTCAGTATCATTTTTTTACCATAAGATTTTATACAATTTAGAAGCTTTAGCATATAATTACCTTGTATACTCTATTTATAATTATAGTATTCGGTGAGTATACATTCCTTCCGCATAATTTTGTACTATAATTTAACTAAGGCGCCGTGGATTTGTTTCATATAAATAACGCTTTGACGTTCATTAGAGGCTCTTACCACGGTTCCTATTTTTACTATCAATTAGTTAGTTAACGCTTCGACGTTTTATCACAAGGATATAGAAATAGGATTCCCGTGCAAACTACGCGCCAAATAAATAGGAGGCGAGATCTATGTTCCATGTAGGAATAGATATCTCAAAATTTAAACACGACTGCTTTATAGCTACTAATGCAGGCGATACGGTTTTGTCATTTACATTTAATAATGACCATGAAGGATTCCAAACTCTAAAAAAAGAGTTAGTAGCACTAGGTGATAAAACCCAAATAAAAATAGGGTTAGAATCAACTGGACACTACGGAATCAATTTAAAATCATTTTTATCTAAGTTAGGATATACCTACTTAGAGTTCAATCCTCAATTAACGAATAAGTTTTCGAAGGCTACCTCGTTAAGAAAGACTAAAACTGATAAAATTGACGCTAAATTAATATCAAGTATGTTAGGTCACTTTGATTACAAAACCCTACATACATCATTTTATCATGAAAATGATTTAAAAGAATTAGTTAGACTAAGAGAAAATTAT contains the following coding sequences:
- a CDS encoding CYTH domain-containing protein; this translates as MHKSNVEIEFKTAVSKEKYQEMLKLFELEENVFKQTNYYFDTDNLDLNNDHVVLRIRQNGDRYKVTLKRQSENSAFENHVILRKDQALKMIKDGFNTKDFYDNVDYKVKFKAALDNYRVSTPHEDGTLFFDRCDYRGITDYEIEYEVNNFEQGKQIFENFLNDHNIEFVKTKRKSERALMK
- the spx gene encoding transcriptional regulator Spx, whose translation is MITIYTTPSCSSCRKAKKWLDDHMIEYVEKNLFTQPLTDDDIELMLANAENGFDDIISTRSKIFKEESLDIEDMRISELKAFIIKNPSVLKRPIIVDQQKMQVGYNEEEIRVFIPKRLRELIMCVDCPTEKDSEYQDALDKYFSEVKANNNNNK
- the pepF gene encoding oligoendopeptidase F, with the translated sequence MTKWNLNEYYVNEKDWHKDLETLKSYIPKLASFQGKLGNYNDFLEYYKLEEESTKLFYRLYGYAHLSSDLNLKDVEKASMQQQVMIAVSELSQKTAWSSPEVLALGEEKVLDFLSKDAFLKTYVFPIKNLFRQQKHVLSEDQEKILANFGPTSSIPSNLYQSVSIVDAKNEKIVLDNGDEVEVTSSNYRSLIANSKSAADRKKIFAAAFKRYKDNKSTFANIYNLVLQQKAANYKSRNYESALNAALFGNNIPESVFHNLKDTAYENTAAIKKYINLRKSYLKLDEYYTYDRFINLAHDDTKYDYELSRKLFFASIEGLDEEFVKMQHEALAPGFVDVYPSDGKRTGGYSSSLYGYHPYILLNHDYTLDAVFTLAHEAGHSAHSLFSNANQPMPIARYTIFVAEIASTFNEHLLLDYLLKNAKTKEQKIDLLQTAIDGIMATFFRQTLFATYEFEASELVRKGMPINADVLSKIMIDLYKHYYDLDITKEDGKQYVWAYIPHLFHTPFYVYQYATSYSASLKIYDNIKSGKKDAFENFKKMLKSGGSDFPVNQAKLAGADLTDKETFRAVIKRFNFLVDELEKTLTEK
- the trpS gene encoding tryptophan--tRNA ligase translates to MKRLVSGIKPTGEMTLGNYIGALRQFVNLQNELTDTEFYIFIADLHAITTPQEKQTLRKNIKTIAALYIACGLDPNRVNLFIQSEVSEHAELGYIMESTLYIGEMERMIQFKEKRQTQTEGIRTSLLTYPALMAADILLYDADLVPVGEDQMQHLEITRTAANRFNYLYGETFKEPEGFTPKTGARIMGLQNPTSKMSKSSTANSKDYILILDDLAVIKNKIKSAVTDSDTRIIFDKENKPGISNLLTIYSALSSLSIKDLEKKYENESYGTFKSDLADVVANELAPIQKRFNEIINSKELDDYLDQGRNNAKKIAERKLKKVYNKIGLGRK
- a CDS encoding VOC family protein; amino-acid sequence: MFKRIDTTFIFVSDIKKSVKWYQEIMKLEIGLDYPGYVAFKLGETYLTLIENQDQINGKYASFNFYVEDAKKVHKYLKDNNVKVDELKHDGVDYFSFYDLDGNRLEVCSF
- a CDS encoding cold-shock protein, with the translated sequence MNSGKVKFFNADKGFGFIVVDGTNEEIFVHFSGIATDGYKTLNEGQEVSFDIVNGQRGKQASNVKPL
- a CDS encoding ABC transporter ATP-binding protein; this translates as MILNDVSFEAYEGQTYAIIGKSGSGKSTLINILATLDKNYSGKLFISNKQVNYNNDKEVSKIRNEDLGFVFQSYQLVEKYTVFENMLLPTLYLKESKINHELIIDEILKDLDLYDLKNNKVNELSGGEMQRVAIARAIVNSPKIIIADEPTGNLDDSNMEKIMEIFNSIKKRGVAVIIVTHDMRVANLCDNLYEISNMKINKVK